The following coding sequences are from one Sphingobium sp. Cam5-1 window:
- the blaSGM gene encoding SGM family class A beta-lactamase, giving the protein MMLSLSGPVMAQQDGARQSLLPPAPRYMVSESAMKSVRNPREIEKETGGRLGVALVDNKGGLLLGFNRDERFAMCSTFKAPLAAAVLMGADAGRFGLEGQVAFTDADIVDYAPVVKANRKRGRLSMAELAEAAVEVSDNSAANLLLPMIGGPEGLTAFARAHGDTVTRLDRTEPALNENVEGDPRDTTSPAAMANLMARLIFRDMKSESADRLRTWLNASTTGDRRIKAGLPKGWTSGSKTGSCGTAYNDVALVKAPSGEEYVLAVYLDRPTTDAKAAEAAIAEAAGAALDFIAKAQRTGLE; this is encoded by the coding sequence ATGATGTTGTCGCTCTCTGGCCCTGTCATGGCGCAACAGGACGGCGCACGCCAATCCCTCTTGCCGCCCGCGCCTCGTTACATGGTTAGCGAATCGGCGATGAAGTCCGTGCGCAACCCGCGCGAGATCGAAAAGGAGACCGGCGGCCGCCTCGGTGTCGCACTGGTCGATAACAAGGGCGGACTGCTACTCGGCTTCAACCGGGACGAACGCTTCGCCATGTGCTCGACCTTCAAGGCGCCTCTCGCAGCGGCGGTGCTGATGGGCGCCGACGCCGGGCGGTTCGGGTTGGAAGGACAGGTGGCGTTCACTGACGCGGACATTGTCGACTATGCGCCGGTGGTGAAGGCAAACCGCAAACGCGGTCGCCTGTCCATGGCGGAACTGGCCGAGGCGGCGGTGGAGGTTAGCGACAATAGTGCCGCAAACCTGCTTCTACCGATGATCGGCGGCCCCGAAGGCCTGACCGCTTTTGCTCGCGCACATGGCGATACGGTGACGAGGCTGGACAGGACCGAACCGGCGCTGAACGAAAATGTCGAAGGTGATCCCCGTGACACCACCAGTCCCGCCGCCATGGCAAACCTCATGGCTCGTCTGATCTTCCGTGACATGAAGAGCGAGAGCGCCGACCGTCTGAGAACGTGGCTCAACGCCAGCACAACGGGCGATAGGCGGATCAAGGCAGGCCTGCCCAAAGGCTGGACCTCGGGCAGCAAGACAGGAAGCTGCGGCACGGCCTATAATGATGTGGCGTTGGTGAAGGCGCCATCGGGTGAAGAATATGTCCTGGCCGTCTATCTCGATCGGCCGACCACCGATGCCAAGGCGGCCGAAGCAGCCATCGCCGAAGCGGCCGGCGCAGCACTTGATTTCATCGCAAAGGCGCAGCGAACCGGGCTTGAGTAA
- a CDS encoding 2Fe-2S iron-sulfur cluster-binding protein, whose protein sequence is MIRVTFVSADGENRQEVDAAAGSVLLEVAQAAGQPLEGTCEGQMACSTCHVIVESEDFSKLPPASEAEEDMLDLAAAATRTSRLSCQIILEEKLDGLTVRIPGESYNMQGM, encoded by the coding sequence ATGATCAGGGTCACGTTCGTCAGCGCGGATGGCGAAAATCGTCAGGAGGTTGATGCCGCCGCAGGCTCGGTGCTTCTGGAGGTAGCCCAGGCGGCAGGCCAGCCGCTGGAGGGAACGTGCGAGGGACAGATGGCCTGTTCCACCTGCCATGTGATTGTTGAATCAGAGGATTTTTCCAAACTGCCGCCCGCCAGCGAAGCGGAGGAAGATATGCTGGACCTCGCCGCAGCGGCCACCCGGACCAGCCGCCTGTCCTGCCAGATCATATTGGAAGAGAAGCTCGACGGCCTCACCGTCCGCATCCCCGGCGAATCCTACAACATGCAGGGCATGTAG
- a CDS encoding cysteine desulfurase family protein, with product MTIYLDYQATTPLAPEAFDVMVPLLRDQFANPHSAHRLGRAAAAQVELAREEIIRLLPEGGRLIFTSGATEALNLAILGAPVGDIVTLATEHAAVLDTVSGLGAKGRRVTILPVGSDGLIDLDAAEAAIKPGVVLVAAMLVNNEIGVIQPIDKLADLAHRAGALFLCDAVQGYGRVPIPDSCDMIAISAHKIHGPKGVGALWLRDEVKLEPVMFGGGQEAGLRSGTLSPALCAGFGVAARLMRERAEQDHAHVEALWRQARQLFDTWILNGSVDARYHGNLNLRRAGIDGARLLSECREVAFSLGSACASGSGRPSHVLHAIGLSEREARGSVRIGFGRYTTPAELESAAKIMNDAAAVQAAP from the coding sequence ATGACCATCTATCTGGACTATCAGGCCACGACGCCGCTCGCGCCAGAGGCCTTTGACGTCATGGTCCCCCTTCTGCGCGACCAGTTTGCTAACCCCCACAGCGCCCACCGCTTGGGGCGAGCCGCTGCGGCGCAAGTCGAGCTGGCGCGGGAAGAAATCATCAGGCTGTTGCCCGAGGGAGGGCGGCTGATCTTCACATCGGGCGCGACCGAAGCGCTGAACCTCGCCATTCTCGGCGCTCCCGTCGGTGACATCGTGACGCTGGCGACCGAGCATGCGGCCGTTCTTGATACAGTGTCCGGGCTAGGGGCTAAGGGGCGCCGTGTCACGATCCTGCCGGTGGGCAGCGACGGCCTGATCGATCTGGACGCAGCGGAAGCCGCGATCAAGCCCGGCGTGGTACTCGTCGCTGCGATGCTGGTGAACAATGAGATCGGTGTGATCCAGCCCATCGACAAACTCGCCGACCTTGCTCATCGCGCAGGGGCGCTGTTCCTCTGCGATGCGGTGCAAGGCTATGGCCGCGTCCCGATCCCCGACAGCTGTGACATGATCGCCATAAGCGCCCACAAGATCCACGGACCCAAGGGCGTAGGCGCGCTCTGGCTAAGGGATGAGGTGAAGTTGGAGCCCGTCATGTTCGGCGGCGGGCAAGAGGCAGGCCTGCGATCAGGCACATTATCGCCTGCCTTGTGCGCCGGTTTCGGCGTCGCCGCCCGGCTGATGCGGGAGAGGGCGGAGCAGGACCACGCCCATGTAGAGGCGCTATGGCGACAGGCGCGCCAACTGTTCGACACATGGATCCTGAACGGCAGCGTGGACGCGCGCTATCACGGCAATCTCAACCTTCGCCGCGCGGGGATCGATGGCGCCCGGCTATTGTCGGAATGCCGTGAAGTCGCATTTTCGCTGGGAAGTGCTTGCGCGAGCGGCTCCGGGCGGCCAAGCCATGTGTTGCACGCCATCGGATTGTCGGAACGAGAGGCGCGCGGATCGGTGCGGATCGGCTTTGGCCGCTACACGACACCGGCCGAATTGGAGAGCGCCGCAAAGATAATGAACGACGCGGCAGCCGTACAAGCGGCGCCGTAG
- a CDS encoding cysteine desulfurase family protein, producing the protein MALDRLYLDHAATTPMLPQAKAAMREAMDLWANPSSPHAEGRAARAALEDARSRIAAALGWKGHVLFTSGASEAIVIGLTRAKAAHIFTSPVEHDSVLRVTPEAERLKVTAEGAVALASTAFGHGTLLAIQHVNNETGVIQQLEALDRQGSILFADCAQSAGKLPLPDADMIAISAHKFGGPPGVGALLVRDLALLTPSGGQEQGYRPGTENLPGVLAMAATLEDRPDWLPEAARLRERLDQAIEERGGEIVARAALRSPAIASYRMPGVSARAQLIQFDLAGISVSAGSACSAGSLKTSHVLHAMGWDEVAAGEVIRVSFGPSTSDANIDRFLDQWTRMASRRP; encoded by the coding sequence GTGGCCCTTGATCGCCTTTATCTGGACCACGCTGCGACAACCCCCATGCTGCCGCAGGCGAAAGCGGCCATGCGGGAGGCAATGGACCTGTGGGCAAATCCATCCAGCCCGCATGCGGAAGGACGCGCGGCACGCGCCGCGCTGGAGGACGCCCGATCGCGTATCGCTGCCGCCTTGGGATGGAAGGGGCATGTCCTGTTCACATCGGGCGCGAGCGAGGCGATCGTCATTGGCCTGACGCGAGCAAAGGCCGCCCATATTTTCACGTCTCCCGTTGAACATGATTCGGTTCTCCGCGTGACGCCCGAGGCCGAACGGCTGAAAGTCACCGCAGAAGGCGCCGTGGCGCTTGCTTCGACTGCATTTGGCCACGGCACGCTCCTCGCCATCCAGCATGTGAATAATGAAACCGGCGTCATTCAGCAGCTCGAAGCATTGGATCGTCAAGGATCGATCCTCTTTGCCGACTGCGCTCAGAGCGCAGGCAAGCTCCCCCTGCCTGATGCGGACATGATCGCGATCAGTGCCCATAAATTCGGAGGGCCGCCCGGAGTGGGCGCGCTTCTCGTCCGGGATTTGGCGCTCCTGACACCCAGCGGTGGTCAGGAACAGGGCTATCGGCCCGGTACTGAAAACCTCCCCGGCGTTCTTGCCATGGCGGCTACCCTGGAAGATCGCCCGGACTGGTTGCCGGAAGCTGCGCGGCTCCGGGAGCGACTGGACCAAGCCATCGAGGAAAGGGGCGGCGAAATCGTCGCACGTGCCGCGCTGCGCAGCCCTGCGATTGCCAGCTACCGCATGCCCGGTGTTTCAGCCCGCGCTCAGCTCATTCAGTTCGACTTGGCCGGAATTTCCGTTTCGGCGGGCAGCGCTTGCTCAGCCGGATCGCTCAAGACCAGCCATGTCCTGCACGCCATGGGCTGGGACGAAGTTGCGGCGGGGGAAGTCATACGGGTCAGCTTCGGCCCTTCGACCAGCGACGCCAACATCGACCGCTTTCTGGACCAATGGACAAGGATGGCGAGCAGGCGGCCATGA
- a CDS encoding alpha/beta hydrolase yields the protein MPDVIFPGPEGRLEGRFSPPPRPRAPVAMILHPHPQGGGTMNDRITQALYKTFVKRGFAVLRFNFRGVGRSQGTFDNGIGELSDAAAALDWVQSFHPEAQTTWIAGFSFGAWIGMQLLMRRPEIRGFISVAPPANMYDFSFLAPCPASGIIVQGTADEVVTANAVQKLVDKLRTQKGITIHHDEIRGANHFFEHELDQLMKSVDNYLDMRLSPDSPIR from the coding sequence ATGCCCGACGTTATTTTCCCCGGACCCGAAGGCCGTCTCGAAGGCCGTTTCAGCCCTCCGCCCCGCCCCCGCGCGCCAGTCGCGATGATCCTGCATCCCCATCCGCAGGGCGGTGGGACGATGAACGACCGCATCACGCAGGCGCTCTACAAGACGTTCGTAAAGCGCGGCTTTGCCGTGTTGCGTTTCAACTTCCGGGGTGTTGGTCGCAGCCAGGGTACTTTCGACAACGGCATCGGCGAATTGTCCGATGCAGCCGCTGCGCTGGACTGGGTACAGAGCTTCCACCCCGAAGCGCAAACCACCTGGATCGCAGGCTTTTCGTTCGGCGCATGGATCGGCATGCAACTGCTGATGCGCCGTCCGGAAATACGCGGCTTCATCTCGGTCGCGCCGCCCGCGAACATGTATGACTTCTCCTTCCTAGCCCCCTGCCCTGCGTCCGGCATCATCGTGCAGGGAACAGCGGATGAGGTCGTGACTGCTAACGCGGTGCAGAAGCTGGTCGACAAGTTGCGCACGCAAAAGGGCATCACCATTCACCATGACGAAATCCGTGGCGCGAACCACTTTTTCGAACATGAGCTGGATCAATTGATGAAGTCGGTCGACAATTATCTGGACATGCGCCTGTCGCCTGACTCGCCGATCCGCTGA
- a CDS encoding HPP family protein yields the protein MIDEKNNDVRLIWSRYYSAFIPAPPGPGFFDRLKAASGAIGGIAITGLLCGLMLGNGIAHPLLVAPMGASAVLLFAVPASPLAQPWSVFGGNVVSALVGITVARLIPDPTIAAALAVGCAIGGMSLLRCLHPPGGAVALSVVLGAANGAPSYMFAFIPVGLNTALLVTVAIIFHRIAGHSYPHVAPRAPSAHGTSDPAPLLRSPPSEQDVEEALQAYGDVLDVNAADLQVVLHDAEVRAAERSHARLTCGEIMSRDILSIRESQSVAEAAELLHDRRLLSLPVLDDAGRVQGLVGPLDLSREGETARDIASEPLLVAEHTPVSQLLRPLTSGLTHEAIVVDGEGQLRGMVTQTDLLAAMALRA from the coding sequence ATGATTGACGAGAAGAACAACGACGTTCGCCTGATATGGAGCCGCTATTACAGCGCCTTCATACCTGCGCCTCCCGGGCCGGGATTTTTCGACCGTTTGAAAGCGGCGAGCGGCGCGATAGGCGGCATCGCGATCACCGGATTGCTTTGCGGCCTGATGCTGGGGAACGGCATAGCGCATCCGTTGCTGGTTGCTCCGATGGGCGCTTCGGCGGTGCTGTTGTTCGCTGTGCCAGCAAGCCCGCTTGCACAGCCATGGTCCGTTTTCGGCGGCAATGTCGTATCGGCGCTGGTCGGGATTACCGTCGCGCGACTAATCCCTGATCCTACGATAGCTGCTGCTCTGGCGGTAGGTTGCGCCATTGGGGGCATGTCCCTGCTGCGCTGCCTCCATCCACCGGGCGGCGCGGTTGCGCTTTCGGTCGTGCTGGGCGCGGCCAATGGTGCGCCGAGCTATATGTTTGCTTTTATCCCGGTGGGGCTGAACACCGCTCTGTTGGTGACGGTAGCGATCATCTTTCACCGGATCGCGGGGCACAGCTATCCTCATGTCGCCCCCAGAGCTCCCAGCGCGCATGGGACGAGCGATCCGGCACCCTTGCTGCGATCGCCGCCGTCCGAACAGGATGTGGAGGAAGCGTTGCAGGCCTATGGCGATGTGCTGGACGTTAACGCCGCCGACTTGCAGGTCGTGCTGCATGATGCAGAGGTGCGCGCCGCCGAACGCAGCCATGCCAGGCTGACGTGCGGCGAGATCATGTCGCGCGACATACTGTCCATTCGTGAAAGCCAGTCCGTGGCCGAGGCGGCCGAACTGCTGCATGACCGGCGTCTATTATCGCTGCCGGTGCTGGATGACGCTGGGCGCGTTCAAGGTCTGGTCGGTCCACTCGATCTTTCGCGGGAAGGTGAGACGGCCCGCGACATCGCATCTGAGCCGCTGCTCGTGGCGGAACATACACCAGTCTCGCAGTTGCTCCGGCCGCTGACGAGCGGGCTGACGCACGAAGCCATCGTCGTGGATGGCGAGGGACAGCTGCGTGGGATGGTGACCCAAACCGATCTTCTGGCGGCAATGGCGTTGCGTGCCTGA
- the rpiB gene encoding ribose 5-phosphate isomerase B → MKIALASDHAAVDLKAELADWLRDEGHEVHDLGPATADRVDYPDFGYKLASAVASGAAERGIALCGSGIGISIAVNRNPACRCALVSEPLSAALSREHNDANVLALGARLTGVDMAKACVTAFLSTEFGGGRHYGRVEKLSQPAL, encoded by the coding sequence GTGAAAATCGCCCTTGCTTCCGATCATGCCGCCGTTGATCTGAAGGCCGAACTCGCCGATTGGCTGCGTGATGAAGGTCATGAGGTTCATGATCTTGGTCCCGCTACCGCCGACCGCGTGGATTATCCCGATTTCGGGTACAAGCTCGCCAGCGCCGTCGCATCCGGCGCGGCCGAGCGTGGCATAGCGCTGTGCGGTTCTGGCATCGGCATTTCCATCGCGGTCAACCGCAATCCGGCGTGCCGCTGTGCGCTAGTGTCGGAGCCATTGTCGGCGGCGCTATCCCGCGAACATAATGACGCGAACGTCCTTGCCCTGGGCGCGCGCTTGACCGGGGTGGACATGGCCAAGGCCTGCGTCACCGCCTTTCTTTCCACCGAATTCGGCGGTGGCCGCCATTATGGCCGTGTCGAAAAACTCTCTCAGCCCGCGCTTTAA
- the glyA gene encoding serine hydroxymethyltransferase translates to MSTATLAQPDLSDIRAEGYFTRSLADADPAVFAGVTKELKREQNQIELIASENIVSKAVLEAQGSVFTNKYAEGYPGKRYYQGCAPSDEVEQLAIDRAKQIFNCGFVNVQPHSGAQANGAVMLALTKPGDTIMGLSLDAGGHLTHGAKPALSGKWYNAVQYGVREDTHVIDYDALEAQAIEAKPTLIIAGGSAYPRHLDFARFRAIADKVGALLMVDMAHFAGLVAGGAHPTPFGFADVVTTTTHKTLRGPRGGMILTNDEAIAKKINSAVFPGLQGGPLMHVIAAKAVAFGEALRPEFKSYAHAIVTNAKALAGKLEQRGLAVVSGGTDTHLALIDLRPYGISGKDADEALERSFITCNKNGVPGDPLPPTKTSGIRVGSPAGTTRGFGVAEFEAIGDMIADVLEGLRDHGEHGDAAVEANVRERVSALCARFPIYEG, encoded by the coding sequence ATGAGCACCGCCACCCTCGCCCAGCCCGACCTCTCCGATATCCGCGCAGAAGGCTATTTCACGCGTAGCCTGGCCGACGCAGATCCGGCAGTCTTCGCTGGCGTCACCAAGGAATTGAAGCGCGAGCAGAACCAGATCGAGCTGATCGCATCGGAAAATATCGTGTCGAAGGCGGTGCTGGAGGCGCAAGGGTCGGTCTTCACCAACAAATATGCCGAGGGCTATCCGGGCAAGCGCTATTATCAGGGCTGCGCGCCTTCGGATGAGGTGGAGCAGCTGGCGATCGACCGGGCCAAGCAGATCTTCAACTGTGGTTTCGTCAATGTGCAGCCCCATTCGGGCGCGCAGGCGAATGGCGCCGTCATGCTGGCGCTGACCAAGCCGGGCGACACAATCATGGGCCTGTCGCTCGACGCTGGCGGCCATCTGACGCATGGCGCAAAGCCCGCGCTGTCGGGCAAATGGTATAACGCCGTGCAGTACGGCGTGCGCGAGGATACGCACGTCATCGACTATGACGCTCTGGAAGCGCAGGCGATCGAAGCCAAGCCAACGCTCATCATCGCGGGCGGATCGGCTTATCCGCGTCACCTCGACTTCGCCCGGTTCCGTGCGATCGCGGACAAGGTCGGCGCGCTGCTGATGGTCGATATGGCGCACTTTGCAGGCCTCGTCGCCGGTGGCGCGCACCCGACGCCTTTCGGTTTCGCCGACGTCGTGACGACGACCACGCACAAAACCCTTCGCGGTCCACGCGGCGGCATGATCCTGACTAATGACGAAGCCATTGCCAAGAAGATCAATTCCGCGGTGTTCCCCGGCCTTCAGGGTGGTCCGCTGATGCATGTCATCGCTGCCAAGGCCGTGGCATTCGGCGAAGCGCTGCGGCCTGAGTTCAAGAGCTACGCCCATGCGATCGTCACCAATGCCAAGGCGCTGGCGGGCAAGCTGGAGCAGCGCGGCCTTGCCGTCGTTTCGGGCGGTACGGACACGCATCTGGCGCTGATCGACCTGCGTCCCTACGGCATTTCGGGCAAGGATGCCGACGAGGCGCTGGAGCGCAGCTTCATCACCTGCAACAAGAATGGCGTGCCGGGCGACCCGCTGCCCCCGACCAAGACCAGCGGCATCCGCGTTGGTTCGCCCGCCGGTACCACACGCGGCTTTGGTGTGGCTGAGTTCGAGGCGATTGGCGACATGATTGCGGACGTCCTGGAAGGTCTGCGGGACCATGGCGAGCATGGCGACGCTGCGGTCGAAGCCAATGTCCGGGAACGAGTCTCAGCACTCTGCGCTCGCTTCCCGATCTACGAAGGCTGA
- the nrdR gene encoding transcriptional regulator NrdR codes for MRCPFCAHDDSQVKDSRPTEDGAAIRRRRQCEACGARFTTFERIQLRDIWVVKSEGRKEAFDRDKLARSIDIACRKRQIDPSRLEKLISGIQRQLETSGDGEVPARAIGEMVMEGLKRLDSVAYIRFASVYKDFTDAQDFEDFAGSVKEVGSE; via the coding sequence ATGCGTTGCCCCTTCTGTGCTCACGACGACAGTCAGGTAAAGGACAGCCGCCCCACCGAAGATGGCGCCGCCATTCGCCGCAGACGGCAGTGCGAAGCCTGTGGCGCGCGCTTCACCACGTTCGAGCGCATCCAGCTGCGCGACATCTGGGTGGTGAAAAGCGAGGGTCGTAAGGAAGCGTTTGACCGCGACAAGCTGGCGCGCTCCATCGACATCGCCTGTCGCAAGCGACAGATCGATCCCAGCAGGCTGGAAAAACTGATCTCCGGCATCCAACGGCAGCTGGAAACCAGCGGCGACGGCGAAGTGCCCGCGCGCGCGATCGGCGAGATGGTGATGGAAGGCCTCAAACGGCTCGACAGTGTCGCCTATATTCGCTTCGCCAGCGTGTATAAGGACTTCACCGATGCTCAGGACTTCGAGGATTTCGCGGGCTCGGTGAAGGAGGTTGGGAGTGAGTGA
- a CDS encoding chorismate mutase, with amino-acid sequence MDPETYTSMAQVRTGVDEIDRQLVALLARRFAHMRAAARIKPDRSAVRDEARKAEVIDNVRAESARLGVPADILAALWDQLVEASIAYEMKEFDRLKA; translated from the coding sequence ATGGACCCCGAAACCTACACCAGCATGGCGCAAGTCCGGACCGGCGTGGATGAAATCGACCGTCAGCTAGTTGCGCTGCTCGCTCGACGCTTCGCCCACATGCGCGCGGCAGCCCGTATCAAGCCAGACAGAAGCGCCGTCCGCGACGAGGCTCGTAAGGCGGAGGTCATCGACAATGTTCGCGCTGAATCTGCTCGTCTAGGCGTCCCCGCTGACATTCTCGCCGCTTTGTGGGACCAGTTGGTTGAAGCTTCGATCGCCTATGAAATGAAGGAATTCGATCGGCTCAAAGCCTAG
- the rpsD gene encoding 30S ribosomal protein S4 yields MSKRSSAKYKLDRRMGENIWGRPKSPVNKREYGPGQHGQRRKGKMSDYGIQLKAKQKLKGYYGDITEKQFKKNYTEAARMKGDTGQNLIGLLERRLDAVVYRAKFTPTIWSARQLVSHGHVYVNGVKCNIASRLVKPGDEITLGKKAQEMALVLEAQSLPERDIPDYVSPDGAAKVTYVRVPTLDEVPYPVKMEPNLVVEFYSR; encoded by the coding sequence ATGTCGAAGCGTTCCAGCGCGAAGTACAAACTCGACCGCCGCATGGGCGAGAACATCTGGGGTCGCCCGAAGAGCCCGGTCAACAAGCGTGAATATGGTCCCGGTCAGCACGGTCAGCGCCGCAAGGGCAAGATGTCCGACTATGGCATCCAGCTCAAAGCAAAGCAGAAGCTGAAGGGCTATTACGGCGACATCACCGAAAAGCAGTTCAAGAAGAACTATACCGAAGCCGCCCGCATGAAGGGCGACACGGGCCAGAACCTGATCGGTCTGCTGGAGCGCCGCTTGGACGCAGTAGTTTATCGGGCCAAGTTCACGCCCACCATCTGGTCGGCGCGTCAGCTGGTTTCGCACGGTCACGTCTATGTGAACGGTGTGAAGTGCAACATCGCAAGCCGTCTGGTGAAGCCGGGCGACGAAATCACCCTGGGCAAGAAGGCGCAGGAAATGGCGCTGGTTCTGGAAGCACAGAGCCTGCCCGAGCGCGACATCCCTGATTATGTGTCGCCCGATGGCGCTGCCAAGGTCACCTATGTCCGCGTCCCGACGCTGGACGAAGTGCCCTACCCGGTGAAGATGGAACCCAATCTGGTCGTCGAATTCTATTCGCGCTAA
- a CDS encoding M28 family peptidase, whose amino-acid sequence MRSFISISLMALVAGSAAAAAPSDVSPSIETMKEVVKEISSDAYEGRAPGTAGEEKTLSYLVRRFEAIGLKPGNKGSWFQDVPLVEIAAKNVSPLRFTGGKEPVSADYGSQMVIATYRTAAPHIEVKDSPVVFVGYGIKAPEKKWNDYAGVDVRGKTVIILVNDPDYQSPTLSGPFNGRAMTYYGRWTYKFEEAARQGAAAAIIVHDTMPAAYGWNVVQSSWTGAQHVADSADGNAKQSAAIGWMQKDKAAALMASAGLNLNRLSAAAKKRGFKAVPLKGIKASVSFDNAVRKHMSKNLVALLPGKTRPDEYVLYAAHWDHLGRCEAAPDGDDICNGAIDNATGTAALVALAEANVKAGPSARSQVFLAVTAEESGLLGSAYYGNHPVFPLKQTVGGVNMDALSMAGLAKNVVVIGKGKSQLDAYLDRALAAQKRVASLEPTPEKGFYYRSDHFSFAKHGVPMLYFEGGQDLAKGGIEAGAAAAKDYEEHRYHSPKDEYDPKWDWSGVKADLKLYYEVGRALANTTEWPNWMAGDEFRAIRDESRASHQHH is encoded by the coding sequence ATGCGTTCGTTTATTTCAATTTCGCTGATGGCCCTGGTTGCTGGCAGTGCCGCGGCGGCTGCGCCATCGGACGTAAGTCCGTCGATCGAAACCATGAAGGAGGTGGTGAAAGAAATTTCATCGGACGCCTATGAAGGGCGGGCGCCGGGGACTGCGGGTGAGGAGAAGACGCTTTCCTATTTGGTGCGGCGGTTCGAGGCGATCGGGCTGAAGCCGGGCAACAAGGGCAGCTGGTTTCAGGATGTTCCGCTGGTCGAGATCGCGGCGAAGAATGTTTCGCCACTGCGTTTCACTGGCGGCAAGGAGCCGGTTTCGGCCGATTATGGATCGCAGATGGTGATCGCCACCTACCGCACGGCTGCGCCGCATATCGAGGTCAAGGATAGCCCGGTCGTCTTCGTCGGATATGGCATCAAAGCGCCTGAAAAGAAGTGGAACGACTATGCCGGGGTCGATGTCCGAGGCAAGACGGTCATCATTCTGGTCAACGATCCGGATTATCAGAGCCCAACCCTGAGCGGGCCGTTCAACGGCCGTGCCATGACCTATTATGGTCGTTGGACCTACAAATTCGAAGAGGCCGCGCGGCAGGGCGCGGCGGCCGCGATCATTGTCCATGACACTATGCCCGCCGCCTATGGCTGGAACGTCGTTCAATCGAGCTGGACAGGGGCGCAGCATGTCGCGGACAGCGCAGACGGCAATGCGAAGCAATCGGCAGCTATCGGGTGGATGCAGAAAGACAAGGCTGCGGCGCTGATGGCGAGTGCGGGTCTTAATCTGAATAGATTGAGCGCGGCGGCGAAGAAGCGCGGGTTCAAGGCAGTGCCGTTGAAGGGCATCAAGGCGAGCGTTTCCTTTGACAATGCCGTCCGCAAGCACATGTCCAAGAATCTCGTGGCTCTGCTGCCGGGCAAGACCCGGCCCGATGAATATGTGCTCTATGCGGCGCATTGGGACCATCTTGGTCGCTGCGAGGCCGCGCCCGATGGCGACGACATCTGCAACGGCGCCATCGACAATGCGACCGGGACGGCAGCGCTGGTTGCGCTGGCAGAGGCGAATGTGAAAGCGGGGCCGAGCGCGCGTAGTCAGGTGTTCCTGGCGGTGACAGCCGAGGAGTCCGGGCTTCTGGGATCAGCCTATTATGGGAACCACCCCGTCTTTCCGCTGAAGCAGACAGTGGGCGGCGTCAACATGGACGCTCTCAGCATGGCAGGGCTGGCGAAAAACGTCGTGGTGATCGGCAAGGGCAAATCGCAGTTGGACGCCTATCTGGATCGTGCCCTGGCCGCGCAGAAGCGTGTAGCCAGCCTGGAGCCCACGCCCGAAAAAGGATTCTACTATCGATCCGACCATTTCAGCTTCGCCAAACATGGCGTGCCGATGCTGTATTTCGAAGGCGGGCAGGATTTGGCGAAGGGCGGAATTGAAGCGGGCGCCGCAGCGGCCAAGGATTATGAGGAACATCGTTACCACAGCCCAAAGGACGAATATGATCCAAAATGGGACTGGAGCGGCGTGAAGGCTGACCTCAAACTTTATTACGAGGTCGGCAGGGCACTGGCGAACACCACCGAGTGGCCAAACTGGATGGCAGGGGACGAATTCCGCGCTATCCGGGACGAAAGTCGAGCCAGCCATCAGCATCATTGA
- a CDS encoding PilZ domain-containing protein, which yields MEVNKSVTILHVGKLVTAHKECLCVVHSLSPREALVRTSLPMMAGESVTLGLRNGFSVSAVVGMNMGDHVSLLFEEHIAISTIIAEQRQGRSEREAVRLNIVMPITVCAVTGTHSCMMQDISLFGIKVLDEAGQLRENMKVQVFVEGLGKRDAMVRWCQDTYAGLSFEVALGFKLLDQWAAQIMG from the coding sequence GTGGAAGTCAATAAGTCAGTCACAATCTTGCATGTCGGCAAGTTGGTGACGGCGCACAAGGAATGCCTGTGCGTCGTCCATTCGCTGTCGCCGCGTGAAGCACTCGTGCGCACCAGCCTGCCGATGATGGCGGGCGAAAGCGTCACGCTGGGGCTGCGAAACGGTTTTTCCGTTTCGGCTGTCGTCGGCATGAACATGGGCGATCATGTGTCTTTGCTGTTCGAAGAGCATATCGCCATTTCGACCATCATCGCGGAACAGAGACAGGGTCGCAGCGAACGGGAAGCAGTTCGGCTGAACATCGTCATGCCTATTACCGTATGTGCAGTCACCGGCACGCATTCCTGTATGATGCAGGACATTTCGCTGTTCGGGATCAAGGTCCTCGACGAGGCAGGTCAGCTTCGGGAAAACATGAAGGTGCAAGTCTTTGTGGAAGGGCTGGGCAAACGGGATGCCATGGTCCGTTGGTGTCAGGATACATATGCAGGATTGAGTTTCGAGGTAGCCCTTGGATTCAAGTTGCTCGACCAGTGGGCGGCGCAGATAATGGGCTGA